One window of Trifolium pratense cultivar HEN17-A07 linkage group LG5, ARS_RC_1.1, whole genome shotgun sequence genomic DNA carries:
- the LOC123886240 gene encoding formin-A-like produces MGTLHTIATLRLCCFIIVLLSQTVTIAVGDFIDQKNLTTNSKDEVKCTPCGQVPSPPPPSPPPPSPPPASTGNCPPPPSPPSSGGGGGSTYYSPPPPSVYYYSSPPPPASGGGGGGGGYYYPPPTDGSGGGNYPTPPPPNPIVPYFPFYYHTPPPSTAALVKGSIMLYAVSLLPIFLAFF; encoded by the coding sequence atgggaacACTTCACACAATAGCAACACTAAGATTGTGTTGCTTCATAATTGTGTTGCTATCTCAAACAGTTACTATAGCGGTTGGCGATTTTATAGATCAGAAGAATCTTACAACTAACTCAAAAGATGAAGTGAAGTGCACGCCGTGTGGTCAAGTTCCATCTCCGCCGCCACCTTCTCCACCTCCGCCATCACCGCCGCCTGCTTCCACCGGTAACTGTCCTCCGCCTCCGTCACCACCGAGCtccggtggtggtggtggttcaACTTATTACTCTCCACCACCGCCGTCGGTGTACTACTACTCATCTCCACCGCCTCCGGCGAGTGGTGGAGGTGGTGGAGGTGGCGGTTATTATTATCCGCCACCGACTGATGGAAGTGGGGGTGGGAATTATCCGACTCCACCTCCACCGAATCCAATTGTGCCGTATTTTCCATTTTACTACCATACTCCGCCGCCGTCCACGGCGGCTCTGGTGAAGGGATCGATAATGCTCTATGCTGTCTCTCTTTTACCTATTTTTCTTGCTTTCTtttaa